One part of the Astatotilapia calliptera chromosome 9, fAstCal1.2, whole genome shotgun sequence genome encodes these proteins:
- the nrbp2b gene encoding nuclear receptor-binding protein 2b: MTMSVPERKSGSEGKEEESEDESEILEESPCGRWQKRKEQVSQGNVPGVESASLAMDTEEGVEVVWNEVLFLDKKVFKAQEEKIKEMFENLMQVEHPNIVKFHKYWLDMKESQARVIFITEYMSSGSLKQFLKKTKKNHKTMNVKAWKRWCTQILSALSYLHSCDPPIIHGNLTCDTIFIQHNGLIKIGSVWHRLFVNVFPDASVHSKARQHRDEQRNLHFFAPEYGAGEDGYAIDIFSFGICALEMAVLEIQANGDSAVSKEAIVNAGQSLEDPLMREFTQSCLHHDSKLRPTAHDLLFHRVLFEVHSLKLLAAHCLINNQYLLPENCVEEKTKSFDPNAVMAEIKHEDRQGVQLKYSHVSPLELDKFLEDVKNGIYPLMNFASTRPHPVPRALSLSQEQVETVKTPTPEPQETETRKVVQMHCNLESNEEGTKTHLSLFLKMDDKLHRQLSCDILPTDTSKDLASELVHYAFINEEDSEKVAGFLENAIKQHRVRALASGSTQ; encoded by the exons GTCAGTCAAGGTAATGTTCCAGGTGTGGAAAGTGCCTCTTTGGCCATGGACACGGAGGAAGGAGTGGAGGTGGTGTGGAATGAAGTACTCTTCTTAGACAAGAAAGTCTTTAAAGCACAAGAG GAGAAGATCAAGGAGATGTTTGAGAACCTGATGCAGGTCGAACACCCCAACATTGTCAAGTTCCACAAGTACTGGCTGGACATGAAGGAGAGCCAGGCTCGA GTTATATTCATCACTGAATACATGTCGTCAGGCAGCCTCAAGCAGTTCCTGaagaaaaccaagaaaaacCACAAGACTATGAATgtgaag GCCTGGAAGAGATGGTGCACACAGATTCTCTCTGCGCTTAG TTATCTGCACTCTTGCGATCCACCGATAATCCATGGAAACCTGACTTGTGACACCATCTTCATCCAGCACAACGGCCTCATCAAGATTGGCTCAG TGTGGCATCGGCTATTTGTTAATG TTTTCCCAGATGCAAGTGTTCACAGCAAAGCGAGGCAACATCGCGACGAGCAGAGAAATCTTCATTTCTTTGCTCCAGAATACGGAG CTGGCGAAGATGGTTACGCCATAGACATTTTCTCCTTTGGAATCTGTGCTCTGGAG ATGGCTGTGCTGGAGATCCAGGCCAATGGAGATAGTGCTGTGTCCAAGGAGGCCATAGTCAATGCAGGTCAATCTCTGGAAGACCCTCTCATGAGA GAGTTCACCCAGTCTTGTTTGCATCACGACTCCAAGCTCCGTCCTACAGCTCACGACCTCTTGTTCCACCGAGTCTTGTTCGAGGTCCACTCGCTCAAACTGCTCGCCGCCCATTGCCTCATCAACAACCAGT ACTTGCTTCCAGAGAACTGTGTGGAGGAGAAAACCAAGTCATTTGACCCCAATGCTGTCATGGCAGAGATTAAACATGAAGACAGACAGGGAGTTCAGCTCAA GTATTCCCACGTGTCCCCATTGGAACTTGACAAGTTTCTAGAGGATGTCAA GAATGGAATCTACCCATTGATGAATTTTGCCTCAACGCGGCCTCACCCCGTCCCCCGAGCGCTCTCCTTGTCTCAGGAGCAGGTTGAAACGGTCAAGACGCCGACTCCTGAACCCCAGGAGACGGAGACAAGGAAG GTAGTTCAGATGCACTGTAATTTGGAGTCAAATGAAGAAGGGACCAAAACTCAT CTCTCTTTGTTTCTGAAGATGGATGATAAACTTCACAGGCAGCTCAGCTGCGACATCCTTCCAA CTGACACCTCCAAAGACCTCGCCAGTGAACTTGTTCACTACGCCTTCATAAATGAG GAGGACAGTGAGAAGGTGGCGGGGTTCCTGGAGAATGCCATCAAACAACACCGGGTCCGAGCACTCGCTTCTGGGAGCACGCAATGA